A genomic window from Vanessa cardui chromosome Z, ilVanCard2.1, whole genome shotgun sequence includes:
- the LOC124542877 gene encoding CCR4-NOT transcription complex subunit 1 isoform X4, with protein sequence MNLDPLTFSLSQINYLVANLSKKNFKQTSQELSQIVSLYGLEAENQLLRCLLTEAAKTSWDNDRPGTAFSVHATLLAQHLASLLNHPAKSTVVCRTLDHPTRSLQKVLKPANTLLTRLARLLKLTTAQDVAFSLVLRRNSSKPEIVSLAKNHLKKRFLDFVQCYLDAERGHQVERAGLQECSPEVLQTLLTSLAYDNFRLAAVTKDLFLKRLRIDFPREVVPIVLAPLLYPDDTQTPLEEMTTSDDMAAAMMDNSLAEIIRDIGYTFTASVEDCKNNMINFGAREPTAIDIARIISMMVRYHATLPEGPQIQTPGNYWMNHEAKKEAIAHGHPETWNVEIFVQTLKELASNLNWKEVILQLDHQEFIVPDRQGLSLLFTILRLGLQSAGYPANIFPVEYLCRRWTNLEGQMSLITNILKHPDIFSFADHPFHPVSIDLLKSPPETDNKEISTWRCLYLVELLLYASERGYYMQVHELFKFPLQHCPDILILALLQINPPVTVFRQELLTMLIPIFLGNHPNSGIILQHAWHSQNPNIKPIIMHAMADWYIRGESDQSKLSRILDVAQDLKALSLLLNVQSFPFVIDLACLASRREYLKLDKWLTDKIRDHGETFVSAMVKFLQRRCPQVLGKVPDEQLPKAAQLPPETIGTMLACLQLCIPNVQQELQEAIYNVIANCQTLILSKARPGIPGIARPHTRVLETPFNPAGLGGQLFTPHVDAIANLTPNVANMTLGAPANTAFAMPGTLGPLVTAPASPSRLMGAGPNSPFAMMQMQHNPNVANMSALARMPPVPAMDKPRLPDPIHFPEIMHNVSKEIEDEANSYFQRIYNHPPHPTLSIDEVLEMLKKFQDSSNKREREVFSCMLRNLFEEYKFFPQYPDKELHITAQLFGGIIEKGLVPSYVSLGLALRFVLDALRKPEGSKMYYFGIAALDRFKSRLKDYHKYCEHVRAIPHFSEFPPHLVEYIEYGLQSQEPPTKPQGAVLPASLAAMLNQSAVVTVSAPYRAVVCVHNPISVISKVTNCAAGGIGSRPSIANATNIDTLLTATDRDEKINAPPEAIQDKTAFIFNNLSQLNLQTKCEELKEIITDEYYQWLSQYLVMKRASIELNFHALYSNFLDVLKIREINKMVTKETYRNIRVLLRSDKGIANFSDRSLLKNLGHWLGMLTLARNQPILYVDLDLKALLLEAYHKGQQELLYVVPFVAKVLESCAKSVVFRPPNPWSMALMNVLAELHQEPDLKLNLKFEIEVLCKNLSLDITDLKPSLYLKDPEKLRTIEFQLSQPKPNKEPANVIPVNQAVVQAPQIQMMPPQPPMIPIEDMSGTVPTPTSGMIPNDPSMMGVLGLPEPRFNYLDVNVSSTSAFGQKICFNPHIILFQNYPHLKQFVKPAIERSIQEWIHPVVDRSIKYALTTCEQIIRKDFAFDPDEVRMRTCAHHMMRNLTAGMAMITCREQIISTISTNLKAAFITALIPTTPQQLNVLQKDIIESAAAVLATENMELACAFIQKTAVEKALPELDKRLMNDYEMRKIARQEGRRYYDPMVLTYQTERIPERVRLRVGGPTDLQISVYEEFACNIPGFMPVRDAGMFIPKPSAQEQIPQMTFSQVMNPTQVYGTDEMGTLITTAELFLSNALTVPLFAVQATNTHTLLECLIIARRNRDIVSGYTLLQRAVEGLLDGHIVQPGTNPEHAEMMTRYRDIHLRVLKLLEDARVYGHAWTTKQITYCVTECRDELRYNLEAIDCLVRNHLINLPQYDLALAHLMDNGNNYLAVAFAMQLVQLYLVDDRNNLYATESDLYHTTETLVRMMSHSRQPPPEGLATLIETIRINQDPSTYLGERSPLGPTAHIHNGILQVRARDYEDPPGLQEKTENLLREWRNVLLSPLTEIEIGQNFNIYVHRMNMNGILKSDDMITRFFRIATQMCIENVYQLLTEDRMNPPPVPPKREKYYAICDSFIKLVSLLIKNTADGGNPTPKLNLLNKILGIIAGCLLQDHEEHGANFQQLPYHRLLLILFLDMNMAEPVLESMNYQVLTAFCHTLRIIRPSVAPGFCYAWLEIVAHRAFVNRVLAVTPQQKGWGMYSTLLIDLFKFLDPFLRNTELATPVMMLYKGTLKVLLVLLHDFPEFLCDYHYGFCDEIPPNCIQMRNLILSAFPRNMRLPDPFTPNLKVDLLAEITLPPRAVINYATIIPSSQFKKDLDAYIKARAPVTFLSELRSNMQVVNEPGRRYNSQLMNAVVLYVGTQAIAHIRSKGQTPNMSTIAHSAHMDIFQNFTVDFDYEGRYLFLNAIANQLRYPNSHTHYFSCCLLYLFAEANSEAVQEQITRMLLERLIVNRPHPWGLLITFIELIKNPIYKFWSHEFVHCAPEIEKLFASVARSCIADKAGGGERELTE encoded by the exons ATGAACCTGGACCCTTTAACGTTTAGCTTATCACAAATCAATTATCTCGTTGCAAATTTAAGTAAGAAGAATTTCAAGCAAACTAGTCAAGAGTTGTCCCAG ATTGTCAGTCTCTATGGCTTGGAAGCAGAGAATCAACTGCTGAGGTGTCTGCTTACTGAGGCGGCGAAGACATCGTGGGACAACGACCGTCCAGGGACTGCGTTCAGTGTTCACGCGACTCTACTAGCGCAGCATCTGGCGTCGCTTCTGAATCATCCTGCAAAGTCTACTGTGGTCTGTCGGACACTAGATCATCCAACACGATCACTACAAAAG GTATTAAAACCTGCCAACACACTCCTTACTCGACTCGCAAGATTGCTGAAATTGACTACGGCCCAAGATGTTGCTTTCTCATTGGTGTTGAGAAGAAATTCATCAAAGCCTGAGATTGTTTCTCTTGCTAAAAACCACTTGAAGAAACGGTTTTTAGACTTTGTTCAGTGCTATCTTGACGCAG AACGCGGACATCAAGTTGAGCGTGCAGGTCTTCAGGAATGCAGCCCTGAAGTTTTGCAAACTCTCTTAACTAGCCTCGCTTACGACAATTTTCGGCTAGCCGCAGTTACTAAGGACCTATTTTTGAAACGTTTACGCATTGACTTTCCACGTGAAGTAGTGCCTATAGTGTTAGCGCCGCTACTTTACCCTGACGATACACAAACACCCCTCGAGGAAATGACCACATCTGACGACATGGCAGCAGCTATGATGGACAACTCACTAGCGGAAATAATTCGAGATATTGGCTATACATTTACAGCTTCAGTAGAAGACTGCAAAAACAACATGATTAATTTCGGAGCGCGGGAGCCAACGGCTATCGACATAGCTAGAATAATTTCAATGATGGTGAGATACCATGCCACACTACCAGAAGGCCCGCAAATCCAAACGCCTGGAAATTATTGGATGAACCACGAAGCGAAGAAAGAAGCCATTGCGCATGGACACCCAGAGACATGGAATGTTGAAATTTTTGTACAAACATTAAAAGAGTTAGCTTCTAATTTAAACTGGAAAGAGGTCATTTTACAACTAGACCATCAAGAATTTATTGTTCCTGACAGACAAGGTTTAAGTTTACTCTTCACGATTTTGCGATTAGGTCTTCAGAGCGCCGGTTATCCAGCCAACATATTTCCCGTAGAATATCTATGTCGAAGATGGACAAATTTAGAAGGTCAAATGAGCTTGATCACTAATATCCTCAAACACCCAGACATATTTAGTTTTGCAGATCATCCCTTCCATCCAGTTTCGATTGATCTGTTAAAATCCCCACCTGAAACTGATAATAAGGAAATATCGACATGGCGCTGTCTTTACTTGGTGGAACTTTTACTGTACGCATCAGAACGTGGCTACTACATGCAAGTTCACGAATTATTTAAGTTTCCTCTTCAACACTGTCCTGATATTTTAATTCTTGCTCTATTACAAATAAACCCACCAGTAACAGTATTCAGACAGGAATTATTAACAATGCTCATTCCAATTTTTCTTGGCAACCATCCTAATTCAGGTATAATTTTACAACACGCGTGGCATTCACAAAATCCTAATATAAAGCCAATAATTATGCACGCTATGGCCGATTGGTACATTCGCGGCGAAAGCGATCAATCAAAACTATCGAGAATATTGGATGTCGCACAAGATCTGAAGGCATTGTCCTTGCTGTTGAATGTCCAGTCTTTTCCGTTTGTCATAGATTTAGCGTGCTTAgcatcccgaagagagtattTGAAATTGGACAAATGGCTGACGGATAAAATACGTGATCATGGTGAGACTTTCGTTTCAGCGATGGTTAAGTTTCTTCAGCGACGATGCCCGCAAGTACTCGGCAAAGTGCCAGACGAGCAACTGCCTAAAGCCGCTCAGTTGCCCCCAGAAACTATTGGCACAATGTTGGCATGCTTGCAATTATGTATTCCTAATGTACAGCAAGAGCTACAGGAAGcgatttataatgttatagcTAATTGTCAGACATTGATATTGAGCAAAGCAAGACCAGGTATACCGGGCATTGCCCGTCCGCATACAAGAGTATTAGAGACACCTTTTAACCCTGCTGGTTTGGGTGGACAGCTGTTCACGCCACACGTAGATGCTATTGCTAATTTAACACCAAACGTCGCCAATATGACTTTAGGTGCACCAGCAAATACTGCTTTTGCCATGCCTGGCACACTAGGGCCATTGGTTACAGCTCCAGCATCGCCATCGAGACTCATGGGTGCAGGGCCAAACAGTCCTTTTGCGATGATGCAAATGCAGCATAACCCTAATGTCGCTAATATGTCTGCTCTTGCCAGAATGCCTCCTGTACCCGCAATGGACAAACCTCGTTTACCGGATCCTATTCACTTCCCAGAAATTATGCATAATGTGTCCAAGGAAATCGAAGATGAAGCTAACAGCTACTTCCAAAGGATATACAATCATCCTCCACATCCGACTCTGTCGATAGACGAGGTATTAGAAATGTTAAAGAAGTTCCAAGACTCATCAAATAAAAGAGAACGAGAGGTGTTTTCTTGCATGCTCCGAAACCTTTTCGAAGAATACAAGTTTTTCCCGCAATACCCAGACAAAGAACTACATATTACAGCGCAATTATTTGGTGGTATAATAGAAAAGGGTCTAGTTCCTAGCTACGTATCGTTAGGGCTAGCTTTAAGATTTGTCTTAGATGCTTTACGTAAGCCGGAAGGTTCTAAAATGTACTACTTCGGTATAGCTGCTCTAGATAGATTCAAATCTCGTTTAAAGGACTATCATAAATATTGTGAACACGTTAGAGCTATACCTCATTTTAGTGAATTCCCTCCGCACTTAGTCGAATACATCGAATATGGCCTTCAGAGCCAAGAGCCACCTACTAAGCCGCAAGGAGCAGTGTTGCCAGCAAGTCTTGCCGCCATGCTGAATCAGAGCGCCGTTGTAACCGTTTCAGCACCATACAG gGCAGTCGTTTGTGTACATAATCCCATCTCGGTTATATCGAAGGTTACAAATTGCGCTGCCGGTGGTATTGGCAGTCGACCGTCTATAGCGAACGCTACAAATATTGACACACTGCTAACTGCTACGGACAGAGATGAAAAGATTAACGCTCCACCAGAAGCAATTCAAGATAAGACTGCATTTATATTCAACAATCTCAGCCAGCTAAACCTGCAAACTAAATGCGAAGAATTGAAGGAAATAATAACAGACGAATATTATCAATGGCTTTCTCAGTATCTAGTAATGAAGAGAGCTTCGATTGAGCTAAATTTTCACGCTCTGTATTCAAATTTTCTCGACGTTCTCAAAATAAGGGAAATAAATAAGATGGTTACGAAAGAAACTTACCGAAATATTAGAGTATTACTGCGATCTGATAAAGGCATAGCGAACTTCTCTGACCGATCTTTGTTGAAAAATCTCGGTCATTGGTTAGGTATGCTCACTTTAGCTCGCAACCAGCCTATCCTTTATGTAGATCTTGATCTTAAAGCACTGCTACTTGAAGCTTATCACAAGGGCCAGCAGGAGCTTCTTTACGTCGTGCCGTTTGTTGCGAAGGTCTTGGAATCCTGCGCCAAGAGCGTCGTATTCAGACCGCCGAATCCATGGTCTATGGCTCTAATGAACGTTTTGGCCGAGCTACATCAAGAACCtgatttgaaattgaatttaaagtttgaaatagaAGTGCTTTGCAAAAACTTAAGTTTGGATATAACTGATTTAAAACCATCTCTATATTTAAAGGATCCAGAAAAATTAAGGACTATCGAATTCCAACTCTCACAACCCAAACCCAATAAAGAGCCAGCTAATGTAATACCGGTTAACCAGGCCGTAGTTCAGGCTCCACAAATACAAATGATGCCTCCTCAACCGCCGATGATTCCTATCGAAGACATGTCCGGTACTGTGCCCACACCTACGAGTGGTATGATTCCCAATGATCCGAGCATGATGGGTGTTCTGGGATTGCCGGAGCCAAGATTCAACTATCTTGATGTGAATGTCTCATCAACTTCAGCTTTCGGTCAGAAAATATGTTTCAATCCGCATATAATTCTCTTCCAAAACTATCCTCATTTGAAGCAGTTTGTGAAACCTGCTATCGAGAGGTCGATTCAGGAATGGATTCATCCAGTTGTCGATCGGTCTATCAAGTATGCCTTGACGACTTGCGAGCAGATTATAAGGAAGGACTTTGCGTTTGACCCTGACGAGGTGCGCATGCGCACGTGCGCTCATCACATGATGCGGAATCTTACCGCCGGGATGGCTATGATCACTTGCCGCGAACAGATCATCAGCACGATAAGCACTAACTTGAAAGCTGCTTTTATCACTGCCCTGATACCAACCACTCCTCAACAG TTGAATGTGTTACAGAAGGATATCATAGAAAGTGCAGCAGCAGTTCTTGCTACAGAAAATATGGAGCTCGCTTGCGCTTTCATACAAAAGACGGCCGTCGAAAAGGCATTACCTGAACTCGATAAGAGGCTAATGAACGACTACGAAATGAGAAAAATCGCCCGACAGGAAGGGCGCAGATACTACGACCCGATGGTATTGACTTACCAAACTGAACGCATACCCGAGAGGGTGCGACTGCGTGTCGGCGGTCCCACAGACCTGCAGATTTCAGTTTATGAAGAGTTTGCGTGTAACATCCCTGGGTTTATGCCCGTTCGTGATGCGGGAATGTTTATTCCTAAGCCCTCAGCGCAGGAGCAAATACCGCAGATGACATTTAGCCAAGTAATGAATCCGACACAA gtgTACGGTACTGATGAAATGGGCACTCTTATAACAACAGCGGAACTGTTCCTGTCCAATGCGTTGACGGTTCCATTATTCGCGGTCCAGGCGACCAACACTCATACTTTGCTGGAGTGTCTTATCATAGCGAGACGTAACCGGGACATCGTATCTGGCTACACACTGTTGCAACGA GCTGTTGAAGGTCTCCTTGATGGCCACATTGTCCAACCTGGGACAAACCCTGAACATGCGGAGATGATGACTCGCTACCGTGACATTCACCTTCGAGTCCTGAAACTGTTGGAAGATGCTAGAGTTTATGGTCATGCCTGGACCACCAAACAAATAACGTACTGCGTCACCGAATGTCGGGATGAGTTGCGTTATAATCTGGAAGCGATAGATTGCCTTGTCAGGAATCATCTTATCAATTTGCCACAG TACGATCTTGCTCTGGCACATCTTATGGATAACGGGAACAACTATTTGGCTGTTGCCTTTGCCATGCAGCTGGTACAACTCTACCTCGTTGACGATAGGAACAATTTGTACGCTACTGAATCAGACTTGTACCACACTACGGAGACTCTCGTGAGGATGATGTCCCACTCCAGACAGCCGCCACCAGAGGGCCTAGCGACCCTCATCGAAACGATCAGAATTAACCAGGATCCAAGCACATATCTTGGTGAACGTTCTCCATTGGGACCAACTGCCCATATTCATAATGGAATCCTGCAAGTACGA gcCCGAGATTACGAAGATCCACCCGGTCTCCAAGAGAAGACTGAAAATCTCCTTCGTGAATGGAGGAACGTACTCCTGAGTCCGCTCACAGAAATCGAGATCGGACAGAACTTCAACATTTACGTTCACCGAATGAACATGAACGGTATACTCAAGTCAGACGACATGATCACCCGCTTCTTCCGTATCGCAACACAGATGTGCATCGAGAATGTGTACCAGCTGCTAACCGAGGATAGGATGAACCCACCACCGGTGCCTCCGAAGAGGGAGAAGTACTACGCTATATGCGACTCCTTCATCAAGCTCGTGTCACTTTTGATCAAGAATACTGCGGATGGTGGCAACCCTACACCAAAGCTTAATTTGCTTAATAAG ATCCTGGGCATCATCGCTGGGTGTCTACTCCAGGACCATGAAGAGCATGGCGCCAACTTCCAACAGCTCCCTTACCACCGTCTATTGCTCATACTGTTCCTTGATATGAACATGGCCGAGCCAGTCTTAGAATCTATGAACTATCAG GTTCTAACAGCATTCTGCCACACCCTCCGCATAATCCGTCCGAGCGTGGCACCGGGTTTCTGCTATGCCTGGCTGGAAATTGTGGCGCACAGGGCTTTCGTCAACAGGGTGTTAGCCGTCACACCGCAACAGaag GGCTGGGGAATGTATTCGACGCTGCTTATCGACCTTTTCAAGTTCCTCGATCCGTTCCTACGTAACACGGAACTGGCGACGCCCGTTATGATGCTATACAAAGGAACCCTCAAAGTCTTACTCGTTTTACTCCACGATTTTCCCGAGTTTCTGTGCGACTACCACTATGGCTTCTGTGATGAGATACCGCCAAATTGCATCCAAATGAGGAATCTCATCCTGTCAGCCTTCCCGAGGAACATGCGGCTACCCGATCCTTTCACGCCGAATTTGAAAGTGGATCTGTTGGCCGAAATCACGCTACCCCCTCGTGCAGTTATAAACTACGCTACGATTATACCGTCGTCGCAGTTTAAGAAGGATCTGGACGCGTATATCAAGGCCAGAGCGCCAGTCACGTTCCTATCGGAGCTGCGTAGTAACATGCAG GTGGTGAATGAGCCAGGCCGCAGATACAACAGCCAGCTGATGAATGCCGTGGTGCTGTACGTCGGCACTCAGGCTATCGCTCACATTAGATCGAAGGGGCAGACCCCGAACATGTCAACCATAGCCCATTCAGCGCACATGGATATTTTCCAAAACTTCACCGTAGACTTTGACTACGAAGGGAG GTACCTATTCCTGAACGCGATCGCAAACCAGCTACGCTATCCGAATAGCCACACTCATTACTTCAGCTGTTGCCTGCTGTACTTGTTCGCGGAGGCGAACTCTGAGGCTGTACAGGAGCAGATTACGAGGATGCTGCTAGAGAGGTTGATAGTCAACCGACCTCACCCGTGGGGTCTCCTGATCACATTCATCGAACTTATTAAGAACCCGATCTACAAGTTCTGGAGCCACGAGTTCGTACATTGCGCGCCTGAGATTGAAAA gCTGTTCGCGTCCGTGGCGCGTTCCTGCATCGCTGATAAGGCGGGAGGGGGGGAAAGGGAGCTGACCGAGTAG